The proteins below come from a single Salinilacihabitans rarus genomic window:
- a CDS encoding heavy metal translocating P-type ATPase, translating into MADRDPPETHHARDARRERTAGERPTDRDCPCCRICGLTAADTGRREERADASQYRGEQPHLRRAAERRAREEHAHQAHAGRDRDAREAHVDHSGHEQLFKKRFFVCLVLSLPVLLYSPSIQAWVGFDAPPFPGSEFVVPVLGVAVFLYGGVPFLRMATVEARRREPGMMMLISLAITVAFVYSVLAVLFDVGETFFWELVTLIVIFLLGHWIEMRSVRRASGALDELAALMPETAERITDDGETEEVRVDDLETDDLVLVRPGSNVPADGVVEEGASNVSEALITGESRPVKKEPGDEVIGGTTNREGSLRVRVTATGDETTLSGIVRLVEEAQQSRSRTQVLADKAAGWLFYVAISVAIVTGLAWTAAAGFGLTTVERVVTVLVIACPHALGLAVPLVVAINTTMAANNGMLVRDRIAMEEARNLDTIVFDKTGTLTEGEQGVVDVATTGEWDEDELLAVMAAAEGDSEHVIAAAIREAARERGLSVPGVREFEALEGRGVRATVEAEAAATPGVAGDHVRDGETVHVGGPNLLRYLDVDPDDDIDAFADEAGARGQGVVYLVRNGAVRGAVALADVIRDASHEAIEALHDVDVEVAMLTGDSEDVARAVAEELDIDTYFAEVLPEDKDEKIVELQDRGRLVAMVGDGVNDAPALTRADVGIAIGSGTDVAVESADVVLVENDPRDVVHLVRLSRKSYRKMQENLVWAAGYNVFALPLAAGILAPLGVLLTPAVGALLMSASTVIVAINAQLLRRADLSI; encoded by the coding sequence ATGGCAGACCGCGATCCACCGGAGACACACCACGCACGCGACGCCCGTCGGGAGCGGACCGCGGGCGAGCGGCCGACCGACCGCGACTGCCCGTGCTGTCGGATCTGCGGGTTGACCGCCGCGGATACCGGCCGTCGCGAGGAGCGGGCGGACGCCTCCCAGTATCGGGGCGAGCAACCGCACCTGCGTCGCGCCGCGGAACGCAGAGCCCGTGAGGAACACGCCCACCAGGCCCACGCGGGACGCGACCGCGACGCCCGGGAGGCCCACGTCGACCACTCGGGCCACGAGCAACTGTTCAAAAAGCGGTTTTTCGTCTGCCTCGTCCTCAGCCTCCCGGTCCTGCTCTACAGCCCCTCGATTCAGGCGTGGGTCGGGTTCGACGCGCCGCCGTTCCCGGGGAGCGAGTTCGTCGTCCCCGTCCTCGGGGTCGCGGTCTTCCTGTACGGCGGCGTCCCCTTCCTCCGGATGGCGACGGTCGAGGCGCGCCGCCGGGAGCCGGGGATGATGATGTTGATTTCGCTGGCGATCACCGTCGCCTTCGTCTACAGCGTCCTCGCGGTCCTCTTCGACGTCGGCGAGACGTTCTTCTGGGAACTGGTCACGCTGATCGTCATCTTCCTGCTGGGCCACTGGATCGAGATGCGCTCGGTCAGGCGGGCGTCGGGCGCGCTCGACGAGTTGGCGGCGCTGATGCCCGAGACGGCCGAGCGCATCACCGACGACGGCGAGACCGAGGAGGTTCGCGTCGACGACCTCGAAACCGACGACCTCGTGCTCGTTCGCCCGGGGTCGAACGTCCCGGCCGACGGCGTCGTCGAGGAGGGCGCGTCGAACGTCAGCGAGGCGCTGATCACCGGCGAGTCGCGGCCGGTCAAGAAAGAACCGGGCGACGAGGTCATCGGCGGCACGACCAACCGCGAGGGGAGCCTCCGCGTTCGCGTCACCGCGACCGGCGACGAGACGACGCTGTCGGGCATCGTGCGGCTGGTCGAGGAGGCCCAGCAGAGCCGGTCGCGGACGCAGGTGCTGGCCGACAAAGCCGCCGGCTGGCTGTTCTACGTCGCGATCTCGGTCGCGATCGTCACGGGCCTCGCGTGGACGGCAGCGGCGGGGTTCGGGCTGACGACGGTCGAGCGCGTCGTGACGGTACTGGTCATCGCGTGCCCGCACGCGCTCGGCCTCGCGGTCCCGCTGGTGGTCGCGATCAACACCACGATGGCGGCGAACAACGGCATGCTCGTCCGGGACCGGATCGCCATGGAGGAAGCGCGCAATCTGGATACGATCGTCTTCGACAAGACGGGAACTCTCACGGAAGGCGAGCAGGGCGTCGTCGACGTCGCCACGACGGGCGAGTGGGACGAGGACGAACTGCTGGCGGTGATGGCCGCCGCCGAGGGCGACTCCGAGCACGTGATCGCGGCGGCGATCCGCGAGGCGGCCCGCGAGCGGGGCCTCTCCGTCCCCGGCGTCCGGGAGTTCGAGGCCCTCGAAGGGCGGGGCGTCCGGGCGACCGTCGAGGCGGAAGCCGCCGCGACCCCCGGCGTGGCCGGCGATCACGTTCGGGACGGCGAGACGGTCCACGTGGGCGGGCCGAACCTGCTCCGGTACCTCGACGTCGACCCCGACGACGACATCGACGCGTTCGCGGACGAGGCGGGGGCCCGCGGGCAGGGCGTCGTCTACCTGGTCCGGAACGGGGCGGTCCGGGGCGCGGTCGCGCTCGCGGACGTGATCCGCGACGCGAGCCACGAAGCGATCGAAGCGCTCCACGACGTGGACGTCGAGGTCGCGATGCTGACCGGCGACTCCGAGGACGTCGCCCGGGCCGTCGCCGAGGAACTCGACATCGACACCTACTTCGCCGAAGTGCTCCCGGAGGACAAAGACGAGAAAATCGTCGAGCTACAGGACCGGGGGCGGCTGGTGGCGATGGTCGGCGACGGCGTGAACGACGCGCCCGCCCTGACGCGGGCGGACGTCGGCATCGCCATCGGGTCGGGGACCGACGTCGCCGTGGAGTCGGCCGACGTCGTCCTCGTGGAGAACGATCCGCGCGACGTCGTCCATCTGGTCCGCCTGAGCCGGAAGAGCTACCGGAAGATGCAGGAGAACCTCGTCTGGGCGGCCGGCTACAACGTGTTCGCGCTGCCGCTCGCTGCCGGCATCCTCGCGCCGCTTGGCGTCCTCCTCACGCCGGCCGTGGGCGCGCTTCTCATGTCCGCGAGTACGGTCATCGTCGCGATCAACGCCCAACTGCTACGTCGTGCGGACCTCTCTATCTGA
- a CDS encoding BMP family lipoprotein, with the protein MEGDNDRMGQSTGATNVERRTVLASGAAVVTGAVAGCLGGEEEGAETQVAIISSPAGFDDNAFNDNAVEGLEEASNDFDLEYTTVEETEEAQYESTQADTAESGYDLIVCVGDNHTDPLETNAAEYPDQNWMLINNMIDGADNVSGWIEMNNEMSFLAGVVAGVMTGQEFEHGDSATDPDESIIGFVGGEDIPLINAFEQSYIEGAEWVNDDVEVLTGYGGSFSDTGVANDVAESQIDDGADVIWHAASAAGGGVFSAAQDNDRFALGVDVDQSVTEDQYQDVILGSAVKALDEATYLVAEAVVEDDFERVVGEQNLSIEQGGIDFVVGQAFEGELPDAVQENLDEAVTAFENDEIDLTCGPTSC; encoded by the coding sequence ATGGAAGGGGACAACGATCGGATGGGGCAGTCTACGGGAGCAACGAACGTCGAGAGGCGGACCGTTCTTGCGTCGGGTGCGGCCGTCGTTACCGGTGCCGTCGCAGGCTGTCTCGGCGGCGAAGAGGAGGGCGCCGAGACGCAAGTCGCGATCATCTCGAGTCCGGCTGGTTTCGACGACAACGCCTTCAACGACAACGCCGTCGAGGGCCTCGAGGAAGCCTCGAACGACTTCGACCTCGAGTACACGACGGTCGAGGAAACCGAGGAGGCGCAGTACGAGTCGACGCAAGCCGACACCGCCGAGAGCGGCTACGACCTCATTGTCTGTGTCGGCGACAACCACACGGACCCGCTCGAGACGAACGCCGCCGAGTATCCCGACCAGAACTGGATGCTCATCAACAACATGATCGACGGCGCGGACAACGTCTCGGGCTGGATCGAGATGAACAACGAGATGTCGTTCCTGGCTGGCGTCGTCGCCGGCGTGATGACCGGACAGGAGTTCGAACACGGGGACAGCGCCACCGATCCGGACGAATCGATCATCGGGTTCGTCGGCGGGGAAGACATCCCGCTCATCAACGCGTTCGAGCAGTCCTACATCGAAGGCGCCGAGTGGGTCAACGACGACGTCGAGGTGTTGACCGGCTACGGCGGCAGTTTCTCGGACACGGGCGTAGCGAACGACGTCGCCGAGTCCCAGATCGATGACGGTGCCGACGTCATCTGGCACGCGGCCTCGGCCGCGGGCGGCGGCGTCTTCTCGGCGGCACAGGACAACGACCGGTTCGCGCTCGGGGTCGACGTCGACCAGTCGGTCACCGAAGACCAGTACCAGGACGTCATCCTCGGGTCGGCCGTCAAGGCCCTCGACGAGGCCACGTATCTGGTGGCCGAGGCGGTCGTCGAGGACGACTTCGAGCGCGTCGTCGGTGAGCAGAACCTCAGCATCGAGCAGGGCGGGATCGACTTCGTCGTCGGCCAGGCCTTCGAGGGCGAGCTTCCCGACGCCGTCCAGGAGAATCTCGACGAGGCCGTCACGGCGTTCGAAAACGACGAGATCGACCTGACCTGCGGGCCGACCAGCTGCTAA
- a CDS encoding ABC transporter ATP-binding protein produces MTTSDRPPAVRLTGITKRFGDVVANDDVDLTVERGSIHALLGENGSGKTTLMSILYGLYDRDAGSISVDGDPREFESPRDAMAAGIGMIHQHFQLVEPMTVLQNVILGHEPTDRGLVDEAAARERIEAICSRYEFDVDQYLDTPVEELDLGAQQRVEIVKSLYRGAEVLVLDEPTAVLTPQEVERLMDVMNDLREDGRSLIFISHKLDEALEIADDITVLRDGAAVGTVDAAETTEQDLARMMVGREVLFDRLSREPTDGRPIIEVADLRVDGDRGREQVDGVDLTLRTGEILGVAGVQGNGQSELVEALTGLRPVVAGSIRFDDEDVTDRSRRRRIEDGIAYIPEDRQAEGLVQEYSLVRNALLGNQTIEPYVSNGFVDWTEVNEHAEAIVEEFDVQPPDTETTAGSLSGGNQQKFIVGREIGHDPDVLVAAHPTRGVDIGSIEFIHNRLIELRDAGLAILVVSSKLEEIRKLSDRIAVMYEGEFIDVVDPDAVTEEDLGLLMAGRRPDGEDAAGPEDAGRYRGVQP; encoded by the coding sequence ATGACTACGAGTGACAGGCCGCCTGCAGTCCGGCTTACGGGGATCACGAAGCGGTTCGGCGACGTCGTGGCAAACGACGACGTCGATCTGACCGTCGAGCGGGGATCGATCCACGCGCTCCTCGGCGAGAACGGGTCGGGGAAGACGACGCTGATGAGCATCCTGTACGGCCTGTACGATCGAGACGCGGGTTCGATTTCCGTCGACGGCGACCCTCGCGAGTTCGAGTCCCCGCGGGACGCGATGGCGGCGGGGATCGGCATGATCCACCAGCACTTCCAGCTCGTCGAGCCGATGACGGTCCTCCAGAACGTCATCCTGGGCCACGAACCGACCGACCGCGGCCTGGTCGACGAGGCGGCCGCTCGGGAGCGGATCGAGGCGATCTGCTCGCGCTACGAGTTCGACGTGGATCAGTACCTGGACACGCCGGTCGAGGAGCTCGATCTCGGCGCACAACAGCGCGTCGAGATCGTCAAGAGCCTCTATCGGGGCGCCGAGGTGCTCGTCCTCGACGAGCCGACGGCAGTACTCACGCCCCAGGAGGTCGAGCGGCTGATGGACGTCATGAACGATCTCCGGGAGGACGGCCGGTCGCTGATCTTCATCTCGCACAAACTCGACGAGGCCCTGGAGATCGCCGACGACATCACCGTCTTACGTGACGGAGCGGCCGTCGGCACCGTCGACGCCGCCGAGACGACCGAACAGGACCTGGCCCGCATGATGGTCGGGCGCGAGGTCCTGTTCGACCGGCTCTCGAGGGAACCGACCGACGGACGGCCGATCATCGAGGTCGCGGACCTTCGCGTGGACGGCGACCGCGGCCGCGAGCAGGTCGACGGCGTCGACCTGACCCTTCGAACCGGCGAGATCCTTGGCGTCGCCGGCGTCCAGGGGAACGGCCAGAGCGAACTCGTCGAGGCTCTCACCGGCCTGCGCCCCGTTGTGGCGGGGTCGATCCGGTTCGACGACGAGGACGTCACCGACCGAAGTCGACGCCGTCGCATCGAGGACGGCATCGCCTACATCCCGGAGGACCGCCAGGCCGAGGGGCTCGTCCAGGAGTACTCGCTGGTCCGGAACGCGCTGCTGGGTAACCAGACGATCGAACCCTACGTTTCGAACGGGTTCGTCGACTGGACCGAGGTGAACGAGCACGCCGAAGCGATCGTCGAGGAGTTCGACGTCCAGCCGCCCGACACCGAGACGACCGCCGGGTCGCTCTCGGGCGGGAACCAGCAGAAGTTCATCGTCGGCCGCGAGATCGGCCACGATCCCGACGTGCTCGTCGCCGCGCACCCGACCCGGGGGGTCGACATCGGCTCGATCGAGTTCATCCACAACCGGCTGATCGAACTCCGCGACGCGGGGTTGGCGATCCTCGTCGTCTCCTCGAAACTCGAGGAGATCCGCAAGCTCTCGGACCGCATCGCGGTGATGTACGAGGGCGAGTTCATCGACGTCGTCGATCCCGACGCGGTCACCGAGGAGGACCTCGGGCTCTTGATGGCCGGCCGGCGCCCCGACGGCGAGGACGCCGCGGGACCCGAGGACGCGGGGCGGTACCGAGGTGTCCAGCCGTGA
- a CDS encoding potassium channel family protein: MNLGYLTLGVVLLVGTVVDLLWTTLWVEGGAGPLTSRLMAGTWRSLRRLGAPNSRLLSLSGPLIFVLGLTVWIVLLWSGWTLIFAGAESALVDTLDRGPISWSDRIYFAGYTLFTLGIGDFAPREGIWQVVTVLATGSGLLFVTLTVTYTLSVLDAVTQKRAFANNVSGFGTRSEEIVRTAWDGEEFRGLDLPLNTVVTQLTVLTENHLAYPVLHYFHSARPDRSPAVEIAALDEALTLIRFGVPAEHRPNEVVVRNARRSVENYLETLHEAFVDPADSPPPSPDLRALREADVPTVSEETFEASLDDLETRRRTLLGFTESDARQWPTRGTE, from the coding sequence ATGAACCTCGGCTATCTCACCCTCGGCGTCGTCCTCCTCGTCGGTACCGTCGTCGACCTCCTCTGGACGACGCTCTGGGTCGAGGGGGGTGCCGGTCCCCTCACGTCACGGCTGATGGCGGGGACGTGGCGCTCGCTGCGGCGGCTCGGCGCCCCGAACTCGCGGCTGCTCAGCCTCTCGGGACCGTTGATCTTCGTTCTGGGTCTTACGGTGTGGATCGTGCTGCTCTGGAGCGGGTGGACGCTGATCTTCGCCGGGGCCGAGAGCGCCCTCGTCGACACGCTCGACCGCGGGCCCATCTCGTGGTCCGACCGGATCTACTTCGCCGGCTACACGCTCTTCACGCTGGGCATCGGCGATTTCGCTCCCCGGGAGGGGATCTGGCAGGTCGTCACCGTCCTCGCGACCGGCAGCGGACTGCTGTTCGTGACGCTGACCGTCACGTACACGCTCTCGGTGCTCGACGCGGTCACCCAGAAACGCGCGTTCGCCAACAACGTCAGCGGGTTCGGAACGCGCAGCGAGGAGATCGTCCGGACGGCCTGGGACGGCGAGGAGTTTCGGGGACTCGACCTGCCGCTTAACACCGTCGTCACGCAACTCACCGTCCTCACGGAGAACCACCTGGCCTATCCCGTCCTCCACTACTTCCACAGCGCCCGACCCGACCGCTCCCCGGCCGTCGAAATCGCGGCCCTCGACGAGGCCCTGACGCTCATCCGGTTCGGCGTCCCGGCGGAACACCGGCCGAACGAGGTCGTCGTCCGGAACGCCCGCAGAAGCGTCGAGAACTACCTCGAAACGCTACACGAGGCGTTCGTCGATCCCGCGGACAGCCCCCCGCCCTCGCCGGACCTCCGCGCCCTCCGCGAGGCGGACGTCCCGACCGTCTCCGAGGAGACGTTCGAGGCCTCCCTCGACGATCTGGAGACGCGCCGGCGGACGCTGCTCGGGTTCACCGAATCCGACGCGCGGCAGTGGCCGACACGAGGAACCGAGTGA
- a CDS encoding ABC transporter permease, which produces MSGASGRARDALDAAADRVLEASVLERIGIAMASTALALAIGLVIVAAAGHDPLRFASHLVVGSVGSERAIARTLRYSTMFVLTGVAVAVAFRAGVFNIGVQGQFVVGGFATVVTIVSLAPVLPDGGLGNVVLLLAGTLAAVVAGGLYAALPGVLKAYGGANEIITTIMLNFIAIGFVGWLVAGRFGDPEATATRTERLPDYVGLPSPLFDDPNLSIVGLLVMVGVVAGVAFVTARTRFGYDMVTSGYQESAASYSGVDAGRMIVSTMTFSGVVAGLAGAVFAIMIQGYYTDPSGVGNYGFDAIAVSLLAANHPVGVVPAGLLFGGLESAGSHVQINSDVPVQLIDGVVGLVVLFVAAPELFRMLARRTGLGGADR; this is translated from the coding sequence GTGAGCGGCGCGTCCGGCCGCGCTCGCGACGCTCTCGACGCCGCCGCCGATCGGGTGCTCGAGGCGTCGGTGCTCGAGCGGATCGGCATCGCGATGGCGTCGACGGCGCTGGCGCTCGCGATCGGGCTGGTGATCGTGGCCGCGGCCGGCCACGATCCGCTCCGATTCGCGAGTCACCTCGTCGTCGGATCGGTCGGTAGCGAACGGGCGATCGCACGGACGCTGCGGTACTCGACGATGTTCGTCCTCACCGGCGTCGCGGTCGCGGTCGCGTTCCGCGCTGGCGTCTTCAACATCGGCGTCCAGGGGCAGTTCGTCGTCGGCGGGTTCGCGACCGTCGTCACCATCGTCTCCCTCGCGCCCGTCCTGCCCGACGGGGGTCTCGGCAACGTCGTCCTGTTGCTCGCCGGCACTCTCGCGGCCGTCGTCGCGGGCGGCCTCTACGCCGCCCTGCCCGGCGTCCTGAAGGCCTACGGCGGCGCCAACGAGATCATCACGACGATCATGCTGAACTTCATCGCGATCGGGTTCGTCGGCTGGCTCGTCGCCGGCCGCTTCGGCGACCCGGAGGCGACCGCGACCCGCACCGAGCGGCTCCCGGACTACGTCGGCCTCCCGTCGCCGCTGTTCGACGATCCGAACCTCTCGATCGTCGGCCTCCTCGTGATGGTCGGCGTCGTCGCCGGGGTCGCCTTCGTCACGGCCCGGACGCGGTTCGGCTACGACATGGTCACCAGCGGCTACCAGGAGTCGGCCGCGAGCTATTCCGGCGTCGACGCCGGGCGGATGATCGTCTCGACGATGACCTTCTCCGGGGTCGTCGCCGGTCTGGCGGGCGCCGTGTTCGCCATCATGATTCAGGGTTACTACACCGACCCCTCCGGCGTCGGCAACTACGGCTTCGACGCCATCGCCGTCAGCCTGCTCGCCGCGAACCACCCGGTCGGGGTCGTCCCCGCCGGCCTGCTGTTCGGCGGGCTCGAGTCGGCCGGCTCGCACGTCCAGATCAACAGCGACGTTCCGGTCCAGCTCATCGACGGCGTCGTCGGGCTCGTCGTCCTGTTCGTCGCCGCGCCGGAGCTGTTCCGGATGCTCGCCCGCCGGACCGGACTCGGAGGTGCGGACCGATGA
- a CDS encoding AI-2E family transporter: MSAESKRSKRFLVLIGILVGLLSVLIVLPFLTWILIAVILAYALAPINDRLSQRFGAGLSAGLSILVGLFLIVLPVVVILGVAANQARGLFAKFEPGDVSRLDDVIAERFGVQVDIAALQESFGGVVRTGARGLAGNLFSIIGGLPEIFIGFTVLFFVLFYLLKDGDQALAWFRTVLPLEPEVREELFDETDLLIHNSLVGTAAVAAAQAVLLGVAFLVLGLGNVIFWTVTTFVAAMIPLVGASIIWLPASIYLFVVGRPLPAIVLLAFGAVVISTVDNVLRPIVMRRGTQLSPVVTIVGIFGGIALFGFVGLFIGPIVLGMTKLIVDILVREYPESTPTREG, encoded by the coding sequence ATGAGTGCGGAATCGAAGCGGTCGAAACGGTTTCTCGTTCTGATCGGTATTCTGGTCGGACTGCTATCCGTACTGATCGTCCTGCCGTTTCTCACGTGGATTCTGATCGCCGTGATCCTGGCGTACGCGCTCGCCCCCATCAACGATCGGCTTTCACAGCGGTTCGGGGCGGGACTGTCCGCCGGCCTGTCGATTCTCGTCGGACTCTTTCTGATCGTCCTCCCGGTCGTCGTCATCCTCGGCGTCGCGGCGAATCAGGCCCGGGGACTCTTCGCGAAGTTCGAGCCCGGAGACGTCTCCCGGTTAGACGACGTCATCGCGGAACGGTTCGGCGTTCAGGTGGATATCGCGGCCCTCCAGGAGTCGTTCGGCGGCGTCGTCAGAACGGGTGCGCGAGGCCTCGCCGGCAATCTCTTCAGTATCATCGGGGGGCTTCCCGAGATTTTTATCGGATTTACGGTACTGTTTTTCGTCCTGTTCTATTTGCTCAAAGACGGCGACCAGGCCCTTGCATGGTTTCGGACGGTCTTACCACTCGAACCCGAGGTCCGAGAGGAACTGTTCGACGAGACGGATCTGTTGATCCACAATTCACTGGTCGGTACTGCCGCTGTCGCCGCAGCGCAAGCGGTCCTGCTCGGCGTTGCGTTCCTCGTTCTCGGCCTCGGGAACGTCATCTTCTGGACCGTGACGACGTTCGTCGCGGCGATGATTCCGCTCGTCGGTGCGTCGATCATCTGGTTGCCTGCATCGATCTATCTGTTCGTCGTCGGCCGCCCCCTCCCTGCGATCGTGTTGCTGGCGTTCGGAGCGGTCGTTATCAGTACCGTCGACAACGTCCTTCGTCCGATCGTCATGCGACGAGGAACGCAGCTCAGTCCCGTCGTCACAATCGTCGGTATCTTCGGTGGCATCGCACTCTTCGGCTTCGTCGGCCTCTTTATCGGTCCGATCGTCCTCGGAATGACGAAACTGATCGTCGACATACTGGTACGAGAGTATCCCGAATCGACACCGACCCGGGAGGGGTGA
- a CDS encoding DUF2267 domain-containing protein, with protein sequence MDYHEFVGEVQHRLELPGMDEAVRATRAVLTTLGERIQEGEATDLAGPLPMEIDRYLIEADSGQRFDFDEFVSRVAERAALGDDESARSEAVYYARAIVALLAAVVPGSEIEQVRQQLPEDEGFESLFELVGTGDAFEADVDRGN encoded by the coding sequence ATGGACTACCACGAGTTCGTCGGCGAGGTACAGCACCGACTCGAACTGCCGGGGATGGACGAGGCGGTCCGGGCCACCCGGGCCGTCCTGACGACGCTCGGCGAGCGGATCCAGGAAGGCGAGGCGACCGACCTCGCGGGGCCGCTCCCGATGGAGATCGACCGCTACCTGATCGAGGCCGACTCCGGCCAGCGGTTCGACTTCGACGAGTTCGTCTCCCGGGTCGCCGAACGCGCCGCCCTCGGGGACGACGAGAGCGCCCGCTCGGAGGCCGTCTACTACGCACGGGCGATCGTCGCGCTGCTCGCGGCGGTCGTCCCCGGGAGCGAAATCGAGCAGGTTCGCCAGCAACTCCCGGAGGACGAGGGGTTCGAGTCGCTGTTCGAACTCGTCGGGACCGGGGACGCGTTCGAGGCGGACGTCGACCGAGGGAACTGA
- a CDS encoding ABC transporter permease produces MSVGEYASRTEVRLGGLALAVAVAFTVLAVEFDVPLDRLFTAGFLSRSLEMATPIALAAVGGLYAEKSGVFNIGLEGFMIFGAFSAAATMYLLGGETPTQGHVWIAMVAAVAVTTLLTAAFAVLVIRYEADQIVAGLAVWFLGLGFAPFTAAVLWGSRSSPGLASIDPIAFGQSPLIPLAGLVVAAAWVILYRTRYGYWIQAAGENPEALDTAGVDVNRIRYATVLFSGAMAGLGGAVLLAHAGNFVGTGDTMVDGRGWIAIVAYLFGNYNPIGAAVAALLFGGLDMLNVQFQTVGIDVSARLVNLLPYVAVIVVLTAWGKTRMPDAVGEPYESEE; encoded by the coding sequence ATGAGCGTCGGCGAGTACGCCTCCCGGACGGAGGTCCGCCTCGGCGGCCTCGCGCTCGCCGTCGCGGTCGCGTTTACCGTTCTGGCGGTCGAGTTCGACGTGCCGCTCGATCGCCTCTTTACGGCCGGGTTCCTCTCGCGGTCGCTGGAGATGGCGACCCCGATCGCGCTCGCGGCGGTCGGCGGCCTCTACGCCGAAAAGAGCGGCGTGTTCAACATCGGTCTCGAGGGGTTCATGATCTTCGGCGCGTTCTCCGCGGCGGCGACGATGTACCTGCTGGGCGGGGAGACGCCGACGCAGGGCCACGTCTGGATCGCGATGGTCGCCGCGGTCGCCGTCACGACGCTGCTTACCGCCGCGTTCGCCGTGCTGGTGATCCGGTACGAGGCCGACCAGATCGTCGCCGGTCTGGCCGTCTGGTTCCTCGGGCTCGGGTTCGCGCCGTTCACCGCGGCCGTCCTCTGGGGTAGCCGGTCGAGTCCCGGCCTGGCGAGCATCGATCCGATCGCGTTCGGACAATCGCCGCTGATCCCGCTGGCCGGCCTCGTCGTCGCGGCCGCGTGGGTGATCCTCTACCGGACGCGGTACGGCTACTGGATCCAGGCCGCCGGCGAGAACCCGGAGGCGCTGGACACTGCCGGCGTCGACGTCAACCGTATTCGGTACGCGACGGTGCTGTTCTCCGGCGCGATGGCCGGCCTCGGCGGCGCCGTGTTACTCGCCCACGCCGGCAACTTCGTCGGAACCGGCGACACGATGGTCGACGGCCGCGGCTGGATCGCGATCGTCGCCTACCTCTTCGGCAACTACAACCCGATCGGGGCGGCCGTCGCGGCGCTGCTGTTCGGCGGACTCGACATGTTGAACGTCCAGTTCCAGACGGTCGGCATCGACGTCTCGGCGCGGTTGGTCAACCTGCTGCCGTACGTGGCCGTGATCGTCGTACTCACGGCGTGGGGCAAGACCCGAATGCCCGACGCCGTCGGCGAGCCATACGAGAGCGAGGAGTAA
- a CDS encoding DUF5518 domain-containing protein yields the protein MNVNWTAVVTGFAVTLALGFISGLVYVGSEASIVLLYWGGIGLFGGLAAGYLAGGTIGSGATHGGLATVVGSLVLLALATFTTLLFGGLVASFSVLVLGLLMLAFYAIPGALGGAIGSWAKHRRAAPEPTGTRA from the coding sequence ATGAATGTCAACTGGACGGCAGTCGTAACTGGATTCGCCGTGACCCTCGCGTTAGGGTTCATCAGCGGCCTCGTCTACGTCGGATCGGAGGCCTCCATCGTGCTCCTGTACTGGGGCGGAATCGGACTATTCGGCGGCCTCGCAGCCGGATACCTCGCTGGCGGGACGATCGGGTCCGGTGCAACCCACGGCGGTCTCGCCACCGTCGTCGGGTCGCTGGTCCTGTTGGCCCTTGCGACGTTCACGACCCTGCTCTTCGGGGGCCTCGTCGCATCGTTCAGCGTGCTCGTACTCGGCCTGCTGATGCTCGCGTTCTACGCCATCCCCGGTGCCCTGGGCGGCGCGATCGGGTCGTGGGCGAAGCACCGCCGGGCCGCTCCGGAACCGACGGGCACCCGGGCCTGA